Proteins encoded within one genomic window of uncultured Draconibacterium sp.:
- a CDS encoding Crp/Fnr family transcriptional regulator, protein METIVQPRRRGASVIKDDSRLRDIHMFRKLSEAELLDLEFNSMYKTYKKRTVIYREGCRHAGLYIVLKGIVKIYKIGGNGKQQILKFAQQGDLIGYRSLLTNELACTSAKAYNDTLVCHVPYNTMLNLFQQNWDFTHGMMKFMCKELGESNTFITDIAQKTVRERTAEMLLLLKDEFGLDNYNALQIAVTREDLANMAGTVTESLIRVMSEFRNENLLDLTGRKIVFLDTKRLQAIANI, encoded by the coding sequence ATGGAAACAATCGTTCAACCTAGAAGAAGGGGCGCATCAGTTATCAAAGATGATTCGCGCTTGCGCGATATTCACATGTTCCGAAAACTGTCAGAAGCAGAATTGCTCGACCTTGAGTTTAATTCAATGTATAAAACGTATAAAAAGCGAACTGTAATCTACCGCGAAGGTTGCAGGCACGCAGGTTTGTACATCGTGCTGAAAGGCATCGTAAAAATCTATAAGATCGGTGGAAACGGAAAGCAGCAGATTCTGAAATTTGCGCAACAAGGCGATCTTATTGGGTACCGCTCGTTACTTACTAATGAATTAGCCTGTACTTCGGCAAAAGCCTACAACGACACACTTGTGTGCCACGTGCCATACAATACCATGTTGAATTTATTTCAGCAAAACTGGGACTTCACCCACGGAATGATGAAGTTTATGTGTAAAGAACTGGGCGAGTCGAACACCTTTATTACCGATATTGCACAGAAAACAGTACGCGAACGTACTGCCGAAATGTTGCTGCTTTTAAAAGATGAATTTGGGCTCGATAATTACAACGCACTTCAGATAGCGGTAACCCGCGAAGATTTAGCAAATATGGCCGGTACTGTTACCGAATCGCTCATTCGGGTAATGTCGGAATTCAGAAATGAAAATCTGTTGGATCTTACCGGACGAAAAATTGTATTTCTCGATACGAAGAGATTACAGGCAATTGCAAATATCTGA
- a CDS encoding family 43 glycosylhydrolase, protein MRKLLLSMIAGVFILSSCGNKTTEQKSTHISNPVLPGWFADPTIKKFGDIYYIYSTTDNEMLASGAPTVWYSRDLQNWYNYIMEVPTLNSVALRNFWAPDIMQGEDGRYYLYFGNCQAGCNIYGYVSDTPVGPWEKLHDDDTPVIAQNYPIDGFPSLDAQFFQDDDGRIYGYWGTWVHYNSGYAVGELNAETMEEMFNSTNIPLAQTPNPFEAAYMMKKGDKYILMYSAESCHNETYKVLYSYANDPYGPFTPGENNPILQTNEDGTTHGPGHHSVLENGDDYYIVYHKHDVPFTAGGMARQVCIDSMIFENDSTIKAVVPTQKGIKAFIPSEVPEDIAYKAPASASSFYHLQSPDYDYRYNPDFAFDNDNATMWKAADNTFPQSLSVDLGAEKNIKRITTQFEFSPYYYQYKIEYSTDNTNWEVYADRSGNRIPGSPMIDDNTVSARYLKLTILGTEQTGTFAAVWNMKVYEETFDIPLNLINKPSENEPGAASSQSMIVGFNANSLSGKSFDKLANAGSLGGDLVRKGDVKIVIDKESGTKAIEFSKGALELDGIAVPRSLEWNGAFTVSAWVKNPEVSDRDECLASWCDRSAHYLANSYNAVHYNKSNYGAVAHLDGHFDLPYNKVPEANKWHHIVVTFDGVVEKVYVDGVLDTAQNMLLSSAVDNAKIRIGASDAGEYYTGLMAAFEMYDYALPQSVIEKAYSESDLK, encoded by the coding sequence ATGAGGAAATTACTATTGAGCATGATTGCGGGAGTTTTTATCCTGTCGTCGTGCGGAAATAAAACAACAGAACAAAAATCAACACACATTTCTAACCCGGTTTTGCCCGGTTGGTTTGCCGATCCTACAATTAAAAAATTTGGCGATATTTATTATATCTACTCCACTACCGACAATGAAATGCTGGCGTCGGGAGCGCCAACTGTTTGGTACAGTCGCGACCTGCAAAACTGGTACAATTACATTATGGAAGTGCCAACGTTGAATTCGGTTGCGCTGCGCAATTTCTGGGCACCCGATATTATGCAGGGCGAAGATGGTCGTTATTACCTTTATTTTGGAAACTGCCAGGCCGGATGTAACATTTACGGCTATGTTTCGGATACACCGGTTGGACCTTGGGAGAAATTACACGACGATGACACGCCGGTAATTGCTCAGAATTATCCGATTGACGGATTTCCTTCGTTGGATGCTCAGTTTTTTCAGGACGATGATGGCCGTATTTATGGCTATTGGGGAACCTGGGTACATTACAACAGTGGGTATGCGGTTGGCGAGCTAAACGCCGAAACAATGGAGGAAATGTTCAACTCCACCAATATTCCGTTGGCACAAACACCAAATCCTTTTGAGGCGGCTTATATGATGAAAAAAGGCGATAAATACATTCTGATGTATTCAGCCGAATCGTGCCACAACGAAACGTACAAGGTATTGTATTCATACGCCAACGATCCGTATGGACCATTTACTCCGGGAGAAAATAACCCGATTTTGCAAACCAACGAAGACGGAACCACTCACGGACCGGGACACCACTCGGTGCTGGAAAATGGCGACGATTATTACATCGTTTACCACAAACACGATGTTCCGTTTACTGCCGGAGGAATGGCGCGTCAGGTGTGTATCGACAGTATGATCTTTGAAAACGACTCAACAATAAAAGCGGTAGTTCCAACGCAAAAAGGTATCAAGGCTTTTATTCCGTCGGAAGTGCCTGAAGATATTGCTTACAAAGCTCCAGCGTCGGCTTCTTCGTTTTATCATCTGCAATCGCCCGACTACGATTACAGATATAATCCTGACTTTGCTTTTGATAACGATAACGCCACCATGTGGAAAGCAGCAGATAACACTTTTCCACAAAGCCTGTCGGTTGATTTGGGAGCAGAAAAGAACATTAAACGAATTACTACTCAATTTGAGTTCTCTCCCTACTATTATCAATACAAAATTGAATATTCCACCGATAATACGAACTGGGAAGTTTATGCCGATCGCTCGGGAAACCGAATCCCGGGAAGCCCGATGATTGATGATAATACCGTGAGCGCGCGTTACCTGAAACTTACCATTCTGGGAACAGAGCAAACAGGAACTTTTGCCGCCGTTTGGAACATGAAAGTTTACGAAGAAACATTTGACATTCCATTGAACTTGATAAATAAACCATCGGAAAATGAACCGGGTGCAGCAAGCTCACAGAGCATGATTGTTGGCTTTAATGCAAATTCACTTTCCGGTAAATCGTTTGATAAACTGGCAAATGCCGGTTCGTTGGGTGGCGATTTAGTACGAAAAGGAGATGTAAAGATCGTTATCGACAAAGAAAGCGGAACAAAAGCAATTGAGTTCTCAAAAGGAGCTTTGGAGCTTGATGGAATTGCAGTACCACGAAGTTTAGAGTGGAACGGTGCATTTACAGTTTCTGCCTGGGTGAAAAACCCGGAAGTAAGCGATAGAGACGAGTGTCTGGCTTCGTGGTGCGATAGAAGTGCACATTATCTGGCCAATTCGTACAACGCCGTTCATTACAATAAAAGCAATTACGGGGCGGTTGCTCACCTCGATGGTCATTTTGATTTGCCTTACAACAAAGTCCCCGAAGCCAATAAATGGCACCATATTGTAGTAACATTCGATGGAGTAGTGGAAAAAGTTTATGTTGACGGTGTGTTGGACACTGCACAAAATATGTTGCTGTCGTCGGCAGTTGATAATGCAAAAATTAGAATTGGCGCTTCAGATGCCGGTGAATACTACACCGGTTTGATGGCTGCTTTTGAAATGTATGATTATGCTTTGCCACAATCGGTGATTGAGAAGGCGTACAGCGAATCGGATTTGAAATAG
- the araA gene encoding L-arabinose isomerase produces the protein MSSTLKEMEVWFVTGSQHLYGPKTLEQVAEHSKEIAAAFDASTEIPVKVVVKPTGTGSKEIHRICKDANSDDNCIGVITWMHTFSPAKMWIHGLKELNKPLLHLHTQYNKEIPWNEIDMDFMNLNQSAHGDREFGHITARMRYNLKMVVGHWQDPKTVSQVSSWARVAAAWADSQDMLIVRFGDQMNNVAVTDGDKVDAERVFGYHVDYCPIAELVAVQNKVTDEEVAELVKVYEAEYNFADSCKEGGKDRAQVAHAAKIEIALRRLLEAKGAKAFTTNFDDLEGIDQLPGLASQRLMADGYGFGAEGDWKTAALCRTMWFMSQEMPNYKGCSFLEDYTLNFDGENSAILQAHMLEVCPLIADGKPTLDVLPLGIGGKNDPARVIFKSKTGPGVAATVVDMGSRFRMIINAVDCIESKDLPKLPVASALWIPQPNFEVGAAAWILAGGTHHTSFSYDLSVEDLLDFAEIAGIEAVVIDNDTTIPTFKKELRWNDLYYHLAKGL, from the coding sequence ATGAGCAGTACATTAAAAGAAATGGAAGTTTGGTTTGTAACAGGTAGTCAACATCTTTACGGACCTAAAACATTGGAGCAAGTTGCAGAGCATTCAAAAGAAATTGCTGCTGCTTTTGATGCATCTACCGAAATTCCTGTAAAAGTTGTAGTTAAACCTACAGGAACAGGATCGAAAGAAATACACCGCATTTGTAAAGACGCAAACAGCGATGATAACTGTATTGGTGTTATTACCTGGATGCACACTTTCTCTCCTGCCAAAATGTGGATTCACGGATTGAAAGAATTAAACAAACCATTGTTGCACCTGCATACTCAGTACAACAAAGAAATTCCATGGAACGAAATCGATATGGATTTCATGAACCTGAACCAGAGTGCACACGGCGACAGAGAATTCGGTCACATTACCGCACGTATGCGTTACAACCTGAAAATGGTTGTAGGTCACTGGCAGGATCCGAAAACCGTTTCACAGGTTTCTTCATGGGCACGTGTAGCTGCTGCATGGGCTGATTCGCAAGATATGTTAATTGTTCGTTTCGGAGATCAAATGAACAACGTTGCAGTTACCGATGGTGATAAAGTAGATGCTGAAAGAGTTTTCGGATATCACGTAGATTATTGTCCTATTGCAGAGCTTGTTGCAGTACAAAATAAAGTAACCGACGAAGAAGTTGCTGAGTTGGTAAAAGTTTACGAAGCAGAATACAATTTTGCGGATAGCTGTAAAGAAGGTGGAAAAGATCGCGCGCAGGTAGCTCACGCAGCTAAAATTGAAATTGCTCTACGTCGCCTGTTGGAAGCAAAAGGTGCAAAAGCTTTCACTACCAATTTCGACGACCTGGAAGGTATCGATCAGTTGCCAGGTTTGGCTTCGCAGCGTTTAATGGCCGACGGATATGGTTTTGGTGCTGAAGGTGACTGGAAAACTGCAGCTTTATGCCGTACGATGTGGTTTATGAGCCAGGAAATGCCAAACTACAAAGGATGCTCTTTCCTTGAAGATTATACCTTAAACTTCGACGGCGAAAACAGTGCAATTCTTCAGGCGCACATGTTGGAAGTTTGTCCGTTGATTGCTGATGGCAAACCAACACTTGATGTACTTCCTTTGGGAATTGGTGGTAAAAACGATCCTGCTCGTGTTATCTTCAAAAGTAAAACCGGACCTGGTGTTGCTGCTACAGTAGTAGATATGGGAAGCCGTTTCCGTATGATCATTAACGCAGTTGATTGTATCGAATCAAAAGATCTTCCAAAATTACCGGTAGCAAGTGCGCTTTGGATTCCTCAACCTAACTTCGAAGTAGGTGCTGCAGCATGGATTTTGGCAGGTGGTACACACCACACCAGCTTCTCTTATGACCTTTCTGTTGAAGACTTATTAGACTTTGCTGAAATTGCAGGTATCGAAGCTGTAGTAATCGACAACGACACTACTATTCCTACGTTCAAAAAAGAACTGCGCTGGAATGATCTTTACTATCATTTGGCCAAAGGATTATAA
- a CDS encoding DUF5695 domain-containing protein, translated as MKPKNILFFLLCWSLIMNAEAFASSLVASPDSIDINKGAFEFSTPDFNIEILKSSHTVAGLHPVSEPEFDFTPGELLAKRNKAGFYHLGDINFRVKTAGDKEWTSFSSAASRKSVTTLEPENDSQLAVSDLSGILENSPVQVHRFWEKADGHLALRFEIRNTSKQAVEIGALGIPLIFNNDHDRKTLDEAHTENVFYDPYIGMDAGYLQVIRLKGSGPVLLVLPYGETPFEAWNPLLDDPTRRGITFEGFHEWMPLTKAYAENEWKEAAPWNTPSSKILKPGKSVSYGVEFVLTDAIKNIEPALIENDRPVAFGVPGYVVPEDVNAGLFLKYSQKVKNTSVEPEGALELKKLETTENGWVKYAVAGKKWGRARLTITYKDGLTQTINYKVIKTEEQVVADNGNFLMTKQWFDDENDPFDRSPSVITYDYEEQKQVTEDSRAWICGLSDEGGAGAWLNAIMKQLIQPDKKQVAMLEDFVQKTIWGGIQYNEGHEKYGVRKSMFYYEPDSMPAGTYSKDVNYNTWAAWDKKHAQTVERSYNYPHVAAAHWVMYRLARNYEGLVKQQTWDWYLMSAYQTSMAMMELAPYYAQFGQMEGSVFVHILDDLKAEGLWEYARKMEGMMKRRADHWASLNYPFGSEMPWDSTGQEEVYMWSRYFGYGEKAETTLKAILAYMPTIPHWAYNGNARRYWDFLYGGKLSRVERQIHHYGSALNAIPVLYEYKEHPEDLYLLRVGYGGLMGSISNITEDGFAPAAFHSFPSTLKNDGISGDYGSGYYGYAVNTSTYLMHNDEFGWLAFGGNVTEDGDVVKVELTTAAKSRIYVAPLKMWLTLDAGKFKAVSYNQSTGKVVVEFEEANAYTPNAYLRIKSFDEDAAISRVVGIEKNERGQYVIPLTNEVVKLELN; from the coding sequence ATGAAACCAAAGAATATTCTTTTCTTTCTGTTGTGTTGGAGCCTTATAATGAATGCTGAAGCATTTGCATCATCGTTAGTTGCTTCTCCTGATTCGATAGACATTAACAAGGGGGCGTTCGAATTTTCTACACCCGATTTCAATATCGAAATATTAAAATCATCGCATACGGTTGCCGGTTTACATCCGGTTTCGGAGCCTGAATTTGATTTTACACCCGGCGAATTGCTGGCTAAACGAAATAAAGCCGGATTTTATCATCTTGGCGACATTAATTTCCGTGTTAAAACCGCTGGCGATAAAGAATGGACTTCTTTTTCGTCTGCTGCCTCACGAAAAAGTGTAACCACTTTAGAGCCTGAAAACGATAGTCAATTAGCTGTTTCCGATTTAAGCGGAATTTTAGAAAACAGTCCGGTGCAAGTACATCGGTTTTGGGAAAAAGCAGATGGTCATTTGGCCCTGCGTTTTGAAATTAGAAATACATCAAAACAGGCTGTAGAAATTGGTGCACTTGGAATTCCGCTGATTTTCAATAACGATCACGACCGAAAAACACTGGATGAAGCACACACTGAGAATGTTTTCTACGATCCGTACATTGGTATGGATGCCGGTTACTTGCAGGTAATTCGTTTAAAAGGAAGCGGACCTGTTTTATTGGTGCTTCCCTATGGCGAAACACCTTTCGAAGCATGGAATCCACTGCTCGACGATCCAACCCGAAGAGGAATTACTTTTGAAGGTTTTCATGAGTGGATGCCGTTAACAAAGGCTTATGCCGAAAACGAGTGGAAAGAGGCTGCTCCTTGGAACACACCATCATCGAAAATATTAAAGCCAGGAAAATCGGTAAGTTATGGGGTAGAATTTGTACTTACCGATGCGATTAAAAATATTGAACCGGCTTTGATCGAAAACGATCGTCCGGTTGCATTTGGTGTACCAGGATATGTGGTACCGGAAGATGTAAATGCCGGTTTATTTTTGAAGTATAGCCAAAAAGTAAAAAATACTAGTGTTGAACCTGAAGGTGCGCTGGAACTGAAAAAACTGGAGACTACCGAAAATGGTTGGGTAAAATATGCTGTTGCTGGCAAAAAGTGGGGCAGAGCGCGTTTAACTATTACTTACAAAGATGGTTTAACACAAACCATTAACTATAAAGTTATTAAAACTGAAGAGCAGGTAGTTGCCGACAACGGAAACTTTCTAATGACCAAACAATGGTTCGACGACGAAAACGATCCTTTTGATCGCAGTCCATCGGTGATTACTTACGATTACGAAGAACAGAAACAGGTTACTGAAGATAGTCGTGCCTGGATTTGCGGATTGAGCGACGAAGGTGGCGCCGGAGCCTGGTTAAATGCCATTATGAAACAGTTGATTCAACCCGATAAAAAGCAGGTGGCCATGTTGGAAGACTTTGTTCAGAAAACAATCTGGGGCGGAATTCAATACAACGAAGGACATGAAAAATATGGTGTTCGGAAAAGTATGTTCTACTACGAGCCGGATTCAATGCCGGCCGGAACTTACAGCAAAGATGTAAATTACAATACCTGGGCGGCCTGGGATAAAAAACATGCGCAAACCGTTGAACGTTCATACAATTATCCGCACGTTGCAGCAGCACACTGGGTTATGTATCGTTTGGCCCGAAACTACGAAGGCTTGGTAAAGCAGCAAACTTGGGATTGGTACTTGATGAGTGCCTACCAAACTTCAATGGCAATGATGGAGTTAGCTCCGTATTATGCGCAGTTTGGCCAAATGGAAGGTAGTGTATTTGTTCATATTCTTGATGATTTAAAAGCGGAAGGACTGTGGGAATATGCCCGTAAAATGGAAGGGATGATGAAGCGTCGTGCTGATCATTGGGCGTCGTTAAATTATCCGTTTGGTAGCGAAATGCCTTGGGATTCAACAGGTCAGGAAGAAGTTTATATGTGGTCTCGCTATTTTGGTTATGGCGAAAAAGCAGAAACAACCTTAAAAGCAATTTTGGCTTACATGCCAACTATTCCTCACTGGGCATACAACGGTAATGCACGTCGTTACTGGGATTTCCTATACGGAGGTAAACTTTCGCGTGTTGAACGTCAGATTCACCACTACGGTTCGGCACTAAATGCCATTCCTGTTCTATATGAATACAAAGAACATCCTGAAGACCTATACCTGCTACGTGTTGGTTATGGAGGTTTAATGGGATCGATATCAAATATTACTGAAGATGGTTTTGCTCCTGCAGCATTTCACTCGTTCCCGTCGACATTGAAAAACGACGGTATTTCGGGCGACTACGGAAGTGGATACTATGGTTATGCAGTAAACACATCAACATATTTAATGCATAACGATGAGTTTGGCTGGTTGGCTTTTGGTGGTAATGTTACTGAAGATGGCGATGTTGTAAAAGTTGAATTAACAACAGCAGCTAAATCGCGTATTTATGTGGCACCATTAAAAATGTGGTTAACCTTAGATGCCGGTAAATTTAAAGCTGTTTCTTACAATCAGTCAACCGGAAAAGTTGTGGTTGAATTTGAAGAAGCCAATGCATATACTCCAAACGCTTATCTGCGAATAAAATCTTTTGATGAGGATGCAGCAATAAGCCGTGTAGTCGGAATAGAAAAAAATGAGCGCGGACAATATGTTATTCCACTTACAAACGAAGTGGTAAAACTGGAGCTGAATTAA
- a CDS encoding NUDIX domain-containing protein: protein MKHYTKHPKHFVSVDCVILGYDEGELCLLLYPRGFEPSKGAWSLMGGFVQDGESSDDAAKRVLKQTIGLEDIFMQQVAAFSNPGRDPEARVISLAYYALVRMDEHDKACVRENGAHWWPISELPEMIFDHGEMLEQALVKLQQEAGYRLIGKELLADKFTLLQLRKLYEAIFQREFDPGNFRKKILSLNVLERLNEKDLSESKKGAFYYTCKSEFTERGLDRIVKV, encoded by the coding sequence ATGAAACACTATACTAAACATCCGAAGCATTTTGTATCAGTTGACTGCGTGATACTGGGGTACGACGAAGGGGAACTTTGTTTGTTGCTCTATCCGCGGGGTTTTGAGCCCTCAAAAGGAGCGTGGTCGCTTATGGGAGGATTTGTTCAGGATGGAGAATCGTCGGATGATGCCGCCAAACGCGTATTAAAACAAACCATAGGTCTTGAGGATATTTTTATGCAGCAGGTGGCTGCGTTTTCCAATCCCGGCCGTGATCCGGAAGCAAGGGTAATTAGTCTTGCTTATTATGCTTTGGTGCGTATGGATGAACACGATAAAGCCTGTGTTAGAGAGAATGGCGCACATTGGTGGCCCATTTCAGAACTGCCGGAAATGATCTTCGATCATGGCGAAATGCTAGAACAGGCACTGGTAAAACTGCAACAGGAAGCCGGCTATCGTTTGATCGGTAAAGAACTGTTGGCCGATAAATTTACCTTACTACAATTACGCAAATTATACGAAGCTATATTTCAGCGTGAATTCGATCCCGGAAACTTCAGAAAAAAAATATTATCGCTTAATGTGTTGGAGCGCCTGAATGAAAAAGATTTATCAGAATCGAAAAAAGGGGCTTTTTATTACACCTGCAAAAGCGAATTTACAGAACGTGGGCTCGACCGTATTGTAAAAGTCTAA
- a CDS encoding DPP IV N-terminal domain-containing protein — translation MVKATQFLFINLVLLLVLWGNKTSAQITKEDYAKADSVMQLNSLVYNQVTQVTWIDSSSVFWYRIKTRDGMKYQLVDAQIGSKKVAFDTDKLVNALNQQLEKNISAKDLVLRDLKFDEDKKTIHFNFKKAYWTCELKKYELQKDSVEKDSNGNGYWGGFFDEKGKDPVPSPNKEWTAFIRENNVYIKNNETNKEFQLSFDGAPGDYYSSYFSWSPDSKKLAVNKIRDAEKREIFFVESSPKDQLQPILHKRDYRKPGDAMPIKHPALFDVESKKQIPVNTDAFEHQFSLTNPQWKEDASAFTFEFNQRGHQAYKVVEVDGESGDVKVLIDEQSKTFIDYSGKRYRYDLEESNEILWASERDGWNHLYLIDSKTGKVKNQITKGEWVVRNVIKVDDEDRTIFFYGSGKNADEDPYYLHCFKVNFDGSGLIDLTPEKMNHDVSFSKDLNYFTDTYSTVEMPPFTVVRSAEDGKVVVELEKTDISSLLEKGWIAPEPFVAKARDGKTDIWGNIYRPTNFDENKTYPIIEYIYAGPHSSFVQKSFSPVSYAFSSLAELGFIIVQMDGMGTSNRSKAFHDVCWKNLKDAGFPDRILWIKAAAEEYSYMDTTRVGLFGGSAGGQSTLAGLLFHPEFYKAGVSSCGCHDNRMDKIWWNEQWMGYPIGPEYAECSNVENADKLQGKLMLIVGEMDDNVDPASTMQVADALIKAKKDFELVVLPGTNHTLGGTYGEQKRRDFFVHNFLKQETPDWNAETSN, via the coding sequence ATGGTTAAAGCAACGCAATTTCTTTTCATAAACTTAGTCTTGCTGCTCGTACTTTGGGGCAATAAAACTTCAGCGCAAATCACAAAAGAAGATTATGCAAAAGCTGATTCAGTAATGCAACTGAATAGTCTGGTGTATAACCAGGTAACACAAGTAACATGGATTGATTCATCGTCGGTATTCTGGTACCGAATAAAAACACGCGATGGAATGAAGTATCAGTTGGTTGATGCGCAAATAGGATCGAAAAAAGTTGCTTTTGATACTGACAAACTGGTTAACGCATTGAATCAGCAGTTGGAGAAAAATATTTCGGCAAAAGACCTGGTTTTACGCGATCTGAAATTTGATGAAGATAAAAAAACGATTCATTTTAATTTCAAAAAAGCTTACTGGACATGTGAGCTGAAAAAATATGAGTTACAGAAAGACTCGGTTGAAAAGGATAGCAACGGAAATGGTTACTGGGGAGGATTTTTCGATGAAAAGGGTAAAGATCCGGTGCCTTCACCAAATAAGGAGTGGACGGCTTTCATCCGGGAAAATAATGTTTACATAAAAAACAACGAAACAAACAAAGAGTTTCAGTTGAGTTTTGACGGAGCTCCTGGCGATTATTATTCGTCGTATTTTTCGTGGTCGCCCGATTCAAAAAAATTGGCCGTAAACAAAATTCGCGATGCTGAAAAACGCGAAATATTTTTTGTTGAATCGTCGCCAAAAGACCAGTTGCAACCTATTTTACATAAACGTGATTATCGCAAACCGGGCGACGCCATGCCAATAAAACATCCAGCATTGTTCGATGTGGAAAGTAAAAAGCAGATTCCGGTAAATACCGATGCTTTTGAACACCAGTTTAGCCTCACCAACCCGCAATGGAAAGAAGACGCTTCTGCTTTTACTTTCGAGTTTAATCAGCGCGGTCACCAGGCCTACAAAGTCGTTGAAGTGGATGGCGAAAGCGGCGATGTTAAAGTGCTGATTGATGAACAGAGCAAGACTTTTATTGATTACAGCGGAAAACGTTATCGTTACGATCTGGAGGAAAGCAACGAAATCCTTTGGGCATCAGAACGTGATGGCTGGAATCATCTGTACCTGATTGATTCAAAAACCGGCAAGGTGAAAAATCAGATTACAAAAGGAGAGTGGGTGGTTCGAAATGTTATCAAAGTTGATGACGAAGATCGTACTATATTCTTTTACGGATCAGGCAAGAACGCTGATGAAGATCCGTATTACTTGCATTGCTTCAAGGTGAATTTTGATGGCAGCGGATTAATTGATCTGACGCCGGAGAAAATGAACCACGATGTATCGTTCTCAAAAGATTTAAACTATTTTACCGACACTTATTCAACGGTTGAAATGCCCCCTTTTACAGTGGTTCGTAGTGCCGAAGACGGAAAAGTAGTGGTGGAATTGGAAAAAACAGATATTTCATCGCTGTTGGAAAAAGGATGGATTGCACCCGAGCCGTTTGTGGCTAAAGCCCGCGACGGTAAAACCGATATTTGGGGAAATATTTATCGCCCTACCAATTTCGATGAAAACAAAACATACCCGATAATCGAATACATTTATGCAGGCCCGCACAGTTCATTTGTTCAAAAAAGTTTTAGTCCTGTTAGTTATGCTTTTTCAAGCCTTGCAGAGTTGGGATTTATCATTGTGCAAATGGACGGAATGGGAACCTCAAACCGTTCGAAAGCTTTCCACGATGTGTGTTGGAAAAACCTGAAAGATGCCGGTTTCCCCGATCGTATTTTGTGGATAAAAGCTGCTGCCGAAGAATACAGTTACATGGACACCACACGTGTTGGTTTATTTGGAGGATCGGCTGGTGGACAAAGTACTTTGGCCGGTCTTTTATTTCATCCTGAGTTTTATAAAGCCGGCGTTTCTTCGTGCGGATGCCACGATAACCGAATGGACAAAATTTGGTGGAACGAGCAGTGGATGGGGTACCCGATTGGGCCTGAATATGCCGAATGTTCGAACGTTGAGAACGCCGATAAACTGCAGGGAAAACTGATGCTGATTGTTGGCGAAATGGACGATAATGTTGATCCGGCATCAACAATGCAGGTTGCCGATGCACTGATAAAAGCTAAAAAAGATTTTGAACTGGTCGTGCTGCCCGGAACAAATCATACGCTTGGAGGAACTTACGGCGAGCAAAAACGTCGCGATTTCTTTGTGCATAATTTTCTAAAGCAGGAGACGCCGGACTGGAACGCTGAAACATCAAATTAG